From Caldibacillus debilis DSM 16016, one genomic window encodes:
- the pgmB gene encoding beta-phosphoglucomutase codes for MTKPKLFIFDLDGVITDTAEFHFLAWKQLAEELGITIDRRFNEELKGISRMESLEKILALDPALQGMPLEEKKRLAEKKNDHYKELIRTITPDHILPGVEPLIKRIKEEGILLALGSASKNAPAVLQRLGLYEDFDFIVDPAKVKKGKPDPEIFTRAADHFRVPYSACVGVEDSAAGIEAINRAGMFSVGVGAADVLSASAYIVPDTSRLDFDRIVEKFNRAREVEPSR; via the coding sequence ATGACGAAACCGAAATTGTTTATTTTTGATTTGGACGGCGTCATTACCGACACGGCGGAATTTCATTTTTTGGCTTGGAAGCAGCTGGCCGAGGAGCTGGGGATCACCATCGACCGCCGGTTCAATGAAGAGCTGAAGGGAATCAGCCGGATGGAATCCCTGGAGAAAATCCTGGCATTGGATCCGGCATTACAAGGGATGCCTTTGGAAGAAAAGAAAAGGCTGGCGGAAAAAAAGAACGACCATTATAAGGAGCTGATCCGGACGATCACCCCGGACCATATCTTGCCGGGGGTGGAGCCGCTGATCAAGCGAATCAAAGAAGAGGGGATCCTGCTCGCCCTCGGTTCCGCCAGCAAAAACGCCCCGGCCGTCCTTCAGCGGCTCGGGCTGTACGAGGATTTCGACTTTATCGTCGACCCTGCCAAGGTGAAAAAAGGAAAGCCGGATCCGGAAATCTTCACGAGGGCGGCGGACCATTTCCGGGTCCCTTATTCCGCGTGCGTCGGCGTGGAGGACTCGGCGGCGGGGATCGAGGCGATCAACCGGGCCGGCATGTTCTCCGTCGGGGTCGGTGCGGCGGACGTCCTATCCGCCTCCGCTTATATCGTCCCGGATACGAGCCGGCTCGATTTCGACCGGATCGTGGAGAAATTTAACCGGGCGAGGGAAGTTGAACCGAGCCGCTGA
- a CDS encoding DsbA family oxidoreductase — protein sequence MEIALDRFPHKDRVEVVFRSFELDPDAKKQVDLTIHEMIAQKYGISVEEAKKLNADVGRQAAAVGLTFRFDTMKPTNTFDAHRLAKYAEAQGKLPEMANRLFQAYFTDSLRISDHDVLIGLAGDAGLDREEAKQVLESGRYSDEVRKDEAEAARLGVRGVPFFVLNRKYAISGAQPIEVFIQALEKVWEEEQESSPLQPLASDGSGQCADGSCRI from the coding sequence CTGGAAATCGCCCTTGATCGGTTTCCGCACAAGGATCGAGTCGAAGTGGTATTCCGCAGTTTCGAGCTGGATCCCGACGCGAAAAAACAGGTTGATTTGACGATTCACGAAATGATCGCCCAAAAATACGGCATTTCGGTGGAAGAAGCGAAAAAGCTCAATGCCGATGTCGGCCGGCAGGCGGCGGCCGTCGGGCTGACGTTTCGCTTCGACACGATGAAGCCGACGAATACCTTTGACGCCCACCGCCTCGCCAAATATGCCGAAGCGCAGGGAAAACTTCCGGAAATGGCAAACCGGCTGTTTCAAGCCTATTTTACCGATTCCCTGCGGATCAGCGACCATGATGTGCTCATCGGGCTTGCCGGCGATGCCGGTCTCGACCGGGAGGAAGCGAAACAAGTTCTCGAAAGCGGCCGCTACAGCGATGAAGTGAGAAAGGACGAGGCGGAAGCCGCCCGGCTCGGCGTCCGCGGCGTGCCCTTCTTCGTGCTGAACCGCAAATACGCGATTTCCGGCGCGCAGCCGATCGAAGTCTTTATCCAGGCGCTTGAAAAAGTATGGGAAGAGGAACAGGAAAGTTCGCCATTGCAGCCGCTGGCGTCGGACGGAAGCGGCCAATGCGCCGACGGCAGCTGCCGAATCTAA